From a region of the Bradyrhizobium diazoefficiens genome:
- a CDS encoding di-heme-cytochrome C peroxidase, with translation MHHPASKPPFDPSVPVSPNNPCPFLRGLVGEGFVDGGTVPLGKLSETIADASGETGLKKASARLQVRGVALIANGLGHILKSIFSGAQLDALRGGPLDKHGAGSRILGIDGEVNEDEIARFASFGRTYTGPNGGSELGLNASEIDVFMRDNLKRAGSAARWYYPLLMKLEWPILLKIIGKGTGEDRYLSVADVRTLFNERQFPARINQRLASQPVLSTCQRVVRGALKLAALLIAIGLVALVAVAEFPDQVRAMLPQKGIFVNLLPPPLPAVPETKAAFWLEQNWSLKDRHWFHHASQGTATFPVPYEWFMALEQPRLHLFSKPGMMKDSAYLEGFGFIPSPQSIQTDTTTLRRFGYANVYETTQVPDRSTGWTPVENVDGLPVGFARMTGVVDPATGRREEDKIGLTCAACHTGQIHYQGVDVRFDGGPAMTDLKKLELATGLSIAYTLYVPFRFQRFADRVLGPDASKTDREALKQKLSAIGTFLIDWAKTQQKTIEAKKTWNGRQQQDTEEGFGRLDALNRIGNQVFSQDLALSGVKGFEKNLHAQDAPVSYPAIWTVPWFKFAQYDASIEQPLIRNAGEALGVTALLNLSDVYPEDRLWRSSVHMRTLGWIEDMLRGPDPFKSAEPKFGGLLAPKWPSQILGDAWRLKPDRVERGRAIYTEMCSGCHLPAIDTPAFWSSTHWEPSGDSKVLNAVTIPLKEINTDPEQSLVLSNRIVDVPGFLKVKTADLQKWWQCDIPTASKSPNEMVYALGLMTVVDLVARKWMDDEKVPEAERAKMWNLARKNCLNPAPDPRYRARPLNGIWATAPYLHNGSVPSLYWLLKPQNERPRKFCMGRRDYDPVTVGFAVTADEKCKTGETQFSAGSENDPIQGNSVLGHSFERKPGEDKRPGVIGRMFKDDAERYDLIEYLKTL, from the coding sequence ATGCATCACCCCGCTTCGAAGCCGCCCTTCGATCCCTCGGTCCCGGTCTCCCCGAACAATCCCTGCCCCTTCCTGCGCGGCTTGGTCGGCGAAGGTTTTGTCGATGGCGGGACCGTCCCGCTCGGTAAATTGTCGGAGACGATCGCGGATGCGAGCGGCGAGACCGGGCTGAAGAAGGCATCTGCCCGCCTCCAGGTTCGCGGTGTGGCGCTGATCGCTAACGGTCTCGGTCACATCCTGAAAAGCATCTTTTCGGGCGCGCAGCTCGACGCGCTGCGCGGCGGTCCGCTGGACAAGCACGGCGCCGGCTCGCGAATCCTCGGCATCGATGGTGAAGTCAACGAGGACGAGATCGCGCGGTTCGCGAGCTTCGGCCGGACTTATACCGGCCCGAACGGCGGCTCCGAGCTGGGCCTCAACGCCTCGGAAATCGACGTCTTCATGCGCGACAACCTCAAGCGTGCGGGCAGCGCCGCGCGCTGGTACTACCCGCTGCTGATGAAGCTCGAATGGCCGATCCTCCTGAAGATCATCGGCAAGGGCACGGGCGAGGATCGATATCTGAGCGTCGCCGACGTGCGCACGCTGTTCAACGAGCGCCAATTTCCCGCGCGCATCAACCAGCGGCTCGCATCGCAGCCGGTGCTATCGACCTGCCAGCGCGTGGTGCGGGGCGCCCTCAAGCTTGCGGCCTTGCTGATCGCCATTGGTCTCGTTGCGCTCGTCGCGGTGGCCGAATTTCCCGATCAAGTCCGCGCCATGCTGCCGCAGAAGGGAATCTTCGTGAATCTTCTGCCGCCGCCCTTGCCTGCGGTCCCGGAGACGAAGGCCGCCTTCTGGCTCGAGCAGAACTGGTCGCTGAAGGACCGGCACTGGTTCCATCATGCCAGCCAGGGCACCGCGACCTTCCCGGTGCCCTATGAGTGGTTCATGGCGCTGGAGCAGCCGCGCCTCCATCTGTTCTCAAAGCCCGGCATGATGAAGGACAGCGCCTATCTCGAAGGCTTCGGCTTCATCCCAAGCCCGCAGTCGATCCAGACCGACACGACGACGTTGCGCCGCTTCGGTTACGCCAACGTCTACGAGACGACGCAGGTGCCGGACCGGTCGACCGGGTGGACGCCGGTGGAGAACGTCGACGGCCTGCCGGTCGGCTTCGCGCGGATGACCGGCGTCGTCGATCCCGCGACCGGCCGTCGCGAGGAGGACAAGATCGGGCTGACCTGCGCGGCCTGCCACACCGGCCAGATCCATTACCAGGGCGTGGACGTCCGCTTCGACGGCGGCCCGGCCATGACCGACCTGAAGAAGCTGGAGCTCGCCACCGGCCTGTCGATCGCCTACACGCTGTACGTCCCGTTCCGCTTCCAGCGCTTTGCCGACCGCGTGCTCGGCCCCGACGCCAGCAAGACGGACCGCGAGGCGCTCAAGCAGAAGCTCAGCGCGATCGGCACATTCCTGATCGACTGGGCGAAAACCCAGCAGAAGACGATTGAAGCCAAGAAGACCTGGAACGGCAGGCAGCAGCAGGACACGGAGGAAGGGTTCGGCCGCCTCGACGCTCTCAACCGCATCGGCAACCAGGTCTTCTCGCAGGATCTCGCACTGAGCGGGGTCAAGGGATTCGAGAAGAACCTGCATGCCCAGGACGCCCCTGTCAGCTACCCCGCGATCTGGACCGTGCCCTGGTTCAAGTTCGCCCAGTACGACGCCTCGATCGAGCAGCCGTTGATTCGCAATGCCGGCGAGGCGCTCGGCGTAACCGCGCTGCTCAATCTGTCCGACGTCTATCCGGAGGACCGGCTCTGGCGGTCCTCCGTTCACATGAGGACACTCGGCTGGATTGAGGACATGCTCAGGGGTCCCGATCCGTTCAAGTCGGCCGAACCGAAGTTTGGCGGCCTGCTGGCGCCGAAATGGCCCTCGCAGATCCTCGGCGACGCATGGAGGCTGAAGCCCGATCGCGTTGAGCGCGGCCGCGCCATCTATACCGAGATGTGCTCCGGGTGCCATTTGCCGGCCATCGACACCCCGGCCTTCTGGTCCTCGACGCATTGGGAGCCGAGCGGCGATAGCAAGGTGCTGAACGCGGTCACGATTCCGCTCAAGGAGATCAACACCGATCCCGAGCAGTCGCTCGTGCTCTCCAACAGGATCGTCGACGTGCCCGGCTTCCTGAAGGTGAAAACCGCCGACCTTCAGAAATGGTGGCAATGCGACATCCCGACCGCGAGCAAATCACCCAATGAGATGGTCTATGCGCTCGGCCTCATGACGGTGGTCGATCTCGTGGCCCGAAAATGGATGGACGACGAGAAGGTCCCGGAGGCGGAGCGTGCGAAAATGTGGAACCTCGCGCGCAAGAACTGCCTCAATCCGGCGCCCGATCCGCGCTATCGCGCACGCCCGCTGAACGGCATCTGGGCCACCGCACCCTATCTGCACAACGGCTCGGTGCCTTCGTTGTACTGGCTGCTGAAGCCGCAGAACGAGCGTCCGCGAAAGTTCTGCATGGGCCGCCGCGACTATGATCCCGTGACGGTGGGCTTTGCGGTCACCGCGGACGAGAAGTGCAAGACGGGGGAAACGCAGTTCTCGGCGGGGTCGGAGAACGATCCGATCCAGGGCAACAGCGTGCTCGGCCATTCCTTCGAGCGCAAGCCGGGCGAAGACAAGCGTCCCGGCGTGATCGGCCGCATGTTCAAGGACGATGCCGAGCGCTACGATCTGATCGAGTACCTGAAGACGCTGTAG
- a CDS encoding tetratricopeptide repeat protein, which produces MERRLAAIVCADVAGYSRMMGSDEAGTHAAFKAHRSAIHPIILNHGGRVVKNTGDGFLLEFPSIVGAAEAAIAMQTLMAERNHHLPCDRAMQFRLGIHMGDVIADEDEVFGDDVNIAVRLESVASPGGFAISAKAYREASKHLTVALTDAGNHRFKNIKDPVGVFTWTPDGAPAVAPELRETSALSQQYRTAIVGVLPFANLSDAQDEYFSDGLTEDLIHALSLQSFYRVLSRNSTFAFKDKNVSTRLIAREIDATYLIQGSVRRAGAKIRVTAELIAPETGEQLWTGRYDRDIGDFFAMQDEITTNLSAAIATEIVRAEASAPARLSNDVTAWDRFLKGLSHYYRHTKEDIAAAVELFREAIRLDPKLSIAHAYLGTIQIQSIQFGWVKGTREMWAEAMNLAETSVRLDPRSSFAFSILSWVHALEGHYEAAMDAAKRAVALNPYDNGARGVLGICHFVIGEHREAIELFSMAAQRDNSDPRYQWAALNAFSHYLLRQYDATLSWAREQLYINPNHMQALAIRAAALAQLGRTAEASEATGVLMTNYPALNVDRHLRNFHWKRPEDLAHYREGLLKAGVPLGKLTLVQSDIKRVAES; this is translated from the coding sequence ATGGAAAGACGTCTGGCCGCCATTGTCTGCGCCGATGTCGCCGGCTATTCGCGCATGATGGGCAGCGACGAGGCCGGCACCCATGCCGCCTTCAAGGCCCATCGCAGCGCGATTCACCCCATCATCCTCAATCACGGCGGCCGCGTGGTGAAGAACACCGGCGACGGCTTCCTGCTGGAGTTCCCCTCGATCGTCGGCGCCGCCGAGGCCGCCATCGCAATGCAGACGCTGATGGCGGAGCGTAACCACCACCTGCCGTGCGACCGCGCCATGCAGTTCCGCCTCGGCATCCACATGGGCGACGTCATCGCCGACGAGGACGAGGTGTTCGGTGACGATGTCAATATTGCCGTCCGCCTGGAATCCGTGGCGAGCCCCGGCGGCTTCGCGATCTCGGCCAAGGCCTATCGCGAGGCCAGCAAGCATCTCACCGTGGCGCTGACAGATGCCGGCAACCACCGCTTCAAGAACATCAAGGATCCGGTCGGGGTCTTTACCTGGACGCCCGACGGGGCACCGGCTGTGGCTCCCGAACTGAGAGAAACCTCGGCGCTGTCGCAGCAGTACCGCACGGCGATCGTCGGCGTGCTGCCCTTCGCCAATCTCAGCGACGCCCAGGATGAATATTTCTCCGACGGTCTCACCGAGGATCTGATCCACGCGCTGTCGCTGCAATCCTTCTATCGCGTGCTGAGCCGCAACTCGACCTTCGCCTTCAAGGACAAGAATGTGAGCACGCGCCTGATCGCGCGCGAGATCGACGCCACCTATCTGATCCAGGGCTCGGTGCGGCGCGCCGGCGCCAAGATCCGCGTCACCGCCGAGCTGATCGCGCCGGAGACAGGCGAGCAGCTCTGGACCGGCCGCTACGACCGCGACATCGGCGACTTCTTCGCGATGCAGGACGAGATCACGACCAACCTGTCTGCCGCCATCGCCACCGAGATCGTCCGGGCCGAGGCCTCGGCGCCGGCGCGGCTCTCGAACGACGTGACCGCGTGGGACCGCTTCCTCAAGGGATTGTCCCATTATTACCGGCACACGAAGGAAGATATAGCCGCCGCCGTCGAGCTGTTCCGGGAAGCCATCAGGCTCGATCCCAAACTGTCGATCGCGCACGCCTATCTTGGCACGATCCAGATCCAGAGCATCCAGTTCGGCTGGGTCAAGGGCACACGGGAGATGTGGGCCGAGGCGATGAATCTCGCCGAAACCAGCGTCCGCCTTGACCCGCGCTCCTCCTTCGCGTTCTCGATCCTGTCCTGGGTCCATGCGCTGGAGGGACATTACGAGGCCGCGATGGACGCCGCCAAGCGGGCAGTCGCGCTCAATCCCTACGACAACGGCGCACGCGGCGTGCTGGGCATCTGTCATTTCGTCATCGGCGAGCATCGGGAGGCGATCGAGCTGTTCTCGATGGCCGCGCAGCGCGACAACAGCGACCCGCGCTACCAATGGGCGGCACTGAACGCCTTCAGCCACTATCTGTTGCGCCAGTATGACGCGACCCTCTCGTGGGCGCGCGAGCAGCTCTACATCAACCCCAACCACATGCAGGCGCTGGCGATCCGCGCTGCGGCCCTGGCACAATTGGGGCGGACCGCCGAGGCAAGCGAGGCGACTGGCGTGCTGATGACCAACTACCCGGCCCTCAATGTCGATCGTCACTTGCGCAACTTCCACTGGAAGCGGCCCGAGGATCTCGCCCATTATCGCGAGGGGCTGCTGAAGGCCGGCGTGCCACTCGGCAAGTTGACCCTGGTCCAGAGCGACATCAAACGCGTCGCCGAGTCCTGA